Below is a window of Ovis aries strain OAR_USU_Benz2616 breed Rambouillet chromosome 20, ARS-UI_Ramb_v3.0, whole genome shotgun sequence DNA.
GTGTGCCCGAGAGGGCAGCAAGTCTACCCGGAAGGGTATGCCTTAATGATCTTCACGTCGTCCACGGGGCGGTCCTGGGAGTTTGTTTCCACCATTCCAACTCGATTCACCATGCCTATACCCTGACACACACGGCCAAAAATGGTGTGTTTGCCATCAAGCCACTGGGTGGGagccagggtcacaaagaactggctGCCGTTGGTGTCAGGCCCTGCATTGGCCATCGCGAGAATTCCAGCCCCTGGTggcaaaaaggaagaggaaagagtatGAGTAAGCCTGACACTCCGGCCTGGACCTGCTATACCGGCCTAGGGATAGAAAGAAGCCACACCAAGCACCCAACCGCACAACCCTGCCCTCAGGCAGGCTCTCTACTCTCACACAGAGGCTGACAACTGGACTACCCCAATGGCCTCAGCTTCCTTGTCTTCAccaagtgaagctgctcagtcatgtgcgactctgcgatcccgtggactgtagcctaccagactcctccatccatggaattttccaggcaagagaactggaatgggttgccatttccttctccaggggatcttcctgacccaaggatcaaacccaggtctcccacattgcaggcagacactttaacctctgagcccccagggaagccctgtcttcaCCTACTCCTCAGCTTATATCCATCATGATCCCTGCTAACTGCTGGACCAGGTTCTCAATTCCCCTCAAAAATCCAGGAAGGTCTCCTGCTTCTTTGCAGAATCTTTTGCTTTCCTGCAACATTCAACAAGCAGTGAGAATTGAGATCACTCAGATCAGTGCTCTGAATCGCTCAGGACTCTGAGAGGCGCCGCTTTCCCTAATCGGCCAGAGCTCTTTGGGGCGCTGCAGCTGGGCAGCTACATGGCACCACACCATGGTGTCAGGCAGTCACCCTGAATCACTGCCAAATGAGTGAGCTTTTAAAATCCACTCCCTCTTCCTACCGAGTCCAGCCAGATCATACACTTACCTGTGAATTTCAAGTCTGGATGAAGTTCATCTTCAAACTGCTTGCCATAGATAGATGCACCACCTCGACCTGCCAGTTAGAAGATGGGAAACCAGTCAGTCAGTCCCACATTCTACCACACAACAAGAACTATGGTCCAGGGCCAAAAGATTGTTTGGAGTGCAAGAAAGGAAAATCAGTGAGCACACCCAGCCGCCTGCTAAGTACAGTGCAACTACACAGCCCAGCAGCAGAACCAAGCACTAACACAGCACATTCACATCACCAGTTTCATTTAGGCAGGACGTTTCTCTTCGAAATaacactgggttttttttttcctgcttattaAAGTAATACATGTTCACTGTCAAAATGCAGAAAACATAGATCATTATCAAAGGAACAGCAAATTCTCCTGAATCTAACAATCTACAATAACCACCATTCATGATTTGACGTGTTAAGAGCTTccttaattttttacatttttatgagtACTTCAGACAGGAGTGGTCCAAGCCCTAACCCTGCGCCTGTCACAGACATTGCTAAATCAATCAGCATTCTTCCCTGCAGAGCTCAGTTTGGCCTCTGAATCTGTACCCACCCACAACTCCAGACAGCTGTTTTCAATGGATCAGAGATGGCATAAGAACTGAAACCTATTCACTATCCTTAACCtagatgaagggaaaaaaataatttaagtcaaAGATAACTAGCTTAAGGAGAAAAAGGGACAGTGTTAAGTGGCAATgcggaagaaaataataatattacagTAAGCAGAATTCATTAAGAGGACAGGCCACATACCgtaagtgaaggaggaaacagacagagctggactccgTCTCAGGCCAGGCTGCGAACACTGGGCTACACACATGGTCACCCTCCCAGTGGACTCTGAACTATGCGGCCGGTGTCTATAGAAACGGCACACCAACGGGAAACCAGACCCCCggataaaagagcctcaggacttgGACTTGGACTCTCccttgcctaaaagaatatgctaattatctctgtaacagaacaaagtggtAAGTTCCATTATGTTTATAGGGATacgaccacaggcctattgataaataTCCACTGTTCATCTAGTCTTGTGACACATGAATCCCGGGTTAACTTTGATCGTATCTCTCTTTcaccttgtccagactagtttcaaggaatttggggaggtgggtttgaacAAGTACACTTAGAGTATACAAGGTTTTCACAGAAACTGGTCGGGGtccctggctaagaggagactctgccttgggcccgccggtgtaatgaactacactccactatctgcactgtcctgagtgtttgtttcccagaatgcgtggctacaacatttggtgcaTTGGCCGGGAAACTtctcactttgaggagacaagtcccattTGGGACTATGCTGGGGCCTTGTGGCTTGAATCTTCTAGGGAGGGGGAAGGCGCCTCgcccttctggaaggattctgcttctcaacGCCCAAACTTTTCACGTTAGCAGGTAGTGGACGGCAGCAGGGGAGCTGAGCGCTCAGGTGAGGAGGACTCCACCAGGCAGGGTGAaagagggggcctgatcacccccctgggagggactagaagggGCATGGACCCACAGGGGCCTGGAATAGGCAGGCAGCAGCaattgcttggtacacaggtcGACGAGCGTGCTAGGGCTTAGGAAGGgaatttgtgaaggtcatttaggaggtgtGTCCACGCCGTCTTAGGAAAAATTATTACCAAGCGATCGCCAGGGGATTTTAAGATAGACAACTGGTCCTTGTATACTCGTATTCTGCCTTCCCCCAGGAGGTGTCCCGTTTGCTGTAAAATTCTTGACCCCTTCGGAATTGTTAGGCTAGAAGGAGGggggatacataagtgagtaTAAATTGACTTTTCCAGATGTGGCCTGGTACATGGGATATTgaacccatctgtgttttcacCTGTAcctgatcaagcccaccaaggcagaatGGACTTTAAGGGAAAAACAGTCTTAGACCACGTGGTGTTCTGGTTTGGCTGTGCTGACCAACAGGTAAAGAAAGACATGCCAACCCCCCTTCgccctctgggatctggcaggtaaggctcttctcaccccaattaagaaggaggcagaatggcaattTAAGTGTCATTGAGTGGAAACATCGAAAGTACGTAGGGTActgagaatttcatagacagaacCAAAAAAACGTAGAAGAAGCTCTGAAAGGTATTTGTCTCATGGACACATTCCTACACAGACTTCCACAGCACTTCCAGCTGCTGGGTATGTGGGGCTGTGCCTCCGTCAGTGATGGACGGACTTCCTTGGTGCGTGTCACCGCTCTGCCAAGGAGAGTTTAAACTGCTCTGTTCTTTTCTGGGATGACAAAAAGAGACTTTCCTCTCTCTTGTCAATCATAACCTCTCCTTGCTCTCTTGGTGTAAGACCTACAGTCAATAGACTTGGGTCATGGGGTTACATTTGATATAAATGCCAGCATAACAAAAGCCTAACCTACATCAAGCCCCGGTAAATCTACCTTATTTACATGCTAGGTGGACAAGATCCGTGTTTCAATGGTAAGAGCATACTGCTGCCTTATTCGTACCCTCTATAGAAACAACAGATATCACGATTAAAGTAAAGGCCTTGACTAATTTCACAAAACAGGACCTCCTAGATAAAACAAAAGCCATCCAAGccttaaataaaaaacaaatccaaatgaAAAAAGTGGTGATTCATAATAAAATGGCTTTGGACATACAGCTGCTCAAGgagggacctgtgctataattaaGATTAAATGTTGTGTATACATTCCTGACTTATCTGGTAATGTAGCGACTGCTTTAGATGACACGAAAAACCAGGTAAAAGCAATGTCAAATAAAAACATTCCTTCCTGGACTTCGGTCCTGTCTTGGGTGAAGGACGATTGATGGAAGACtatatttaccattgttatagttgccttgatagttctgctttgtaGACCCtaaattttacaatgtattataaACTTTGTAACCCAAAGGCTGATGTCATTCTCCTAAATTGGTGGTCGGAGAGCCAGGGTACAATATATCCCTATGAGTGATGCTCATAATATGAGTTAAGAACATCAAGAGCAGGGaatggaggaaacagacagagctggactccgTCTCAGGCCAGGCTGCGAACACTGGGCTACACACATGGTCACCCTCCCAGTGGACTCTGAACTATGCGGCCGGTGTCTATAGAAACGGCACACCAACGGGAAACCAGACCCCCggataaaagagcctcaggacttgGACTTGGACTCTCccttgcctaaaagaatatgctaattatctctgtaacagaacaaagtggtAAGTTCCATTATGTTTATAgggatatgaccacaggcctgtTGATAAACATCCACTGTTCATCTAGTCTTGtgacacatgaatcatgggtgaactttgattgtatctctctttcaccttgtccagactagtttcaaggaatttggggaggtgggtttgaacAAGTACACTTagagtatataaggttttcacagaaactggtcggggtccctggctaagaggagactctgccttgggcccgccagtgtaatgaactgcactccactatctgcactgtccttctgagtgagtttgttccCGGAACACGCGGCTACAACGTAAGGAGAAGATGAAGAAACACAGCACTGGGAACGATTTGCTGGGAACCATACCACCACATGATTTATATTATTGATACGCCCGTAAGAGTCCAT
It encodes the following:
- the PPIL1 gene encoding peptidyl-prolyl cis-trans isomerase-like 1, which codes for MAAIPPDSWQPPNVYLETSMGIIVLELYWKHAPKTCKNFAELARRGYYNGTKFHRIIKDFMIQGGDPTGTGRGGASIYGKQFEDELHPDLKFTGAGILAMANAGPDTNGSQFFVTLAPTQWLDGKHTIFGRVCQGIGMVNRVGMVETNSQDRPVDDVKIIKAYPSG